Proteins from one Mytilus galloprovincialis chromosome 11, xbMytGall1.hap1.1, whole genome shotgun sequence genomic window:
- the LOC143052018 gene encoding uncharacterized protein LOC143052018, producing MDTSKQLELSTRGQHININWINARQELSTASVFGDVCKRITDKPDCLIRRILDYDVSQQNLKVKSLEWGRLKERVAVKEYQINHLKTCQNITVENKGLLVNPNYPYLGASIDSFVSCQVCGCGIVEIKCPYGSDKDETPWRKRQPQQCALDVKFCCELENGELKLKGNHKYMFQVQGQMALYEVPWVDFVVWTTKGISVERISFDEALWKDMLFKLNSFYVN from the coding sequence ATGGATACATCAAAACAGTTAGAATTGTCAACAAGAGGTCAACACATCAATATTAACTGGATAAATGCCAGACAAGAATTATCAACTGCCTCTGTATTTGGCGATGTTTGCAAAAGAATAACTGACAAACCAGACTGTTTAATTCGCCGTATTCTAGATTATGATGTGTCACAGcaaaatttgaaagttaagaGTTTGGAATGGGGTCGTTTAAAAGAAAGGGTAGCAGTTAAAGAATATCAAATTAATCACCTGAAAACTTGTCAAAATATTACAGTGGAAAATAAAGGTCTACTTGTGAATCCTAATTATCCATATCTTGGAGCCAGTATTGATTCTTTTGTATCTTGTCAAGTTTGTGGTTGTGGCATAGTTGAAATTAAGTGCCCTTATGGTTCAGACAAGGATGAAACACCTTGGAGAAAGAGGCAGCCTCAGCAATGTGCACTTGATGTAAAATTCTGCTGTGAATTAGAGAATGGGGAGTTAAAATTAAAAGGAAATCATAAATATATGTTCCAAGTTCAAGGACAAATGGCATTGTATGAAGTACCATGGGTAGACTTTGTTGTATGGACAACAAAGGGAATTTCCGTTGAAAGAATATCATTTGATGAAGCTTTATGGAAAGATATGCTTTTCAAgcttaattccttttatgtgaaTTGA
- the LOC143050962 gene encoding uncharacterized protein LOC143050962 isoform X2, with product MLLFLLYGFTCLHLSVAVTCYKCDSVDQPAHCYQTANCQAGQICMVSQNPKLNGDLFFNLGCFSKSTCQYFNIVHGVGRRILVSSPSSITKCCDTDNCNKDLLCPGGICAPPTTQQPLVCEDHVIDCNDQSFLSAVCGRQEAQYFCKKSCKKC from the exons ATGCTTTTATTTCTGTTGTACGGATTTACTTGCTTACATCTGTCTGttg CTGTAACCTGTTACAAATGTGATTCTGTTGATCAGCCTGCACATTGCTACCAGACAGCAAACTGCCAGGCAGGTCAG ATATGTATGGTTTCACAGAATCCAAAGTTGAATGGAGACCTGTTCTTCAACCTAGGTTGTTTTTCAAAGTCG acttGTCAGTACTTCAATATTGTCCACGGTGTTGGACGTCGTATCTTAGTGAGTTCACCTTCCTCAATAACAAAGTGCTGCGATACAGACAATTGTAACA AGGATCTGTTATGTCCTGGCGGGATTTGTG CTCCTCCTACTACTCAACAGCCATTGGTGTGCGAAGATCACGTGATTGACTGTAATGACCAATCATTTCTGTCGGCTGTTTGTGGAAGACAGGAAGCTCAGTATTTCTGTAAAAAATCGTGCAAAAAGTGTT ga
- the LOC143050962 gene encoding uncharacterized protein LOC143050962 isoform X1 encodes MLLFLLYGFTCLHLSVAVTCYKCDSVDQPAHCYQTANCQAGQICMVSQNPKLNGDLFFNLGCFSKSTCQYFNIVHGVGRRILVSSPSSITKCCDTDNCNKDLLCPGGICGGATSLPSTTTISTNKACLDDDIPICKDPNTVRLVCKEHDLRQKCKKTCGLCPPPTTQQPLVCEDHVIDCNDQSFLSAVCGRQEAQYFCKKSCKKC; translated from the exons ATGCTTTTATTTCTGTTGTACGGATTTACTTGCTTACATCTGTCTGttg CTGTAACCTGTTACAAATGTGATTCTGTTGATCAGCCTGCACATTGCTACCAGACAGCAAACTGCCAGGCAGGTCAG ATATGTATGGTTTCACAGAATCCAAAGTTGAATGGAGACCTGTTCTTCAACCTAGGTTGTTTTTCAAAGTCG acttGTCAGTACTTCAATATTGTCCACGGTGTTGGACGTCGTATCTTAGTGAGTTCACCTTCCTCAATAACAAAGTGCTGCGATACAGACAATTGTAACA AGGATCTGTTATGTCCTGGCGGGATTTGTG GCGGTGCAACCAGTCTTCCTAGTACAACCACTATTTCAACTAACAAAGCTTGTCTAGATGATGATATCCCAATCTGTAAAGATCCAAACACTGTGCGTCTTGTGTGCAAAGAACATGATTTGagacaaaaatgcaaaaaaacatGTGGATTATGCC CTCCTCCTACTACTCAACAGCCATTGGTGTGCGAAGATCACGTGATTGACTGTAATGACCAATCATTTCTGTCGGCTGTTTGTGGAAGACAGGAAGCTCAGTATTTCTGTAAAAAATCGTGCAAAAAGTGTT ga